GGGCGCAGCGTGGCGATGTCCTCGCGGTAGTGGTAGCCGCGGACCACGATCAGCGCGTGCCGGCCCTCCAGCTCGGTGGCCACGTCGGGCACCCCGACGCCGTCGATCAGCAGCTCGCGCTCGCGGCGGACGTACTCCATGGTGTTGGCGACGAACGCCTCGATCTGGTCCGACAGCCCCGCCTTGGCCTCGGTCAGCGACTGCTCGACGGTCTCGGCGGTCTGCTCCCTGCCCTTGGCGACCACCTCCTCGCCGCGCAGGACGGAGCCCTCGTGGACCCGGACGGCCTCGCCCTCGGCCAGCCGGGTGAAGATCTCCGGCCCGACGTCGTCCACCAGCGGGATGCCGGCCTCGAGGAGGATCTGCGGGCCCAGGTTCGGATAGCGTCCCGAGATGCTGGGGGCCACGTTGACCACGGCGCCGACCTGGCAGGACACCAGGGCCTCGGCGCTGACCCGGTCGAGGTCGACGTGGTCGATCACCGCGATCTCGCCCGGCTGCAGCCGCTTGGTCAGCTTCTTGGTGCGGCGGTCGAGGCGGACCTCGGCCCGCACGCCGGGCAGCCCGTCGTCCCTGGCCGGGCCGAGCCCGAACACGCGCCGTGACAATCGTCGCGGAGCGGTGCGGGCACGCCGTTCGGCGATCGAAGACCGTTCGTTCATCAGCAGCCATCCTGCCAGAGCACGCGGGGGGACACTTGAAAGGACGAACGAACGCGCGTGTCCGTTCACTCACTCAGCGTGACGTCATCGTCGACGCGGACGATCAGTCGGCGGCCCGGCGCTCCTGCGCGGCCAGGGCCAGCAGCTCCTCGGCGTGCGCGCGGCCGAGCTCGGAGTCCTCCAGACCGGCCAGCATCCGCGACAACTCCCTGACCCGCCCCTCCGGGTCGAGGGCGGTGACGCCGCTGCGGGTCACCGAGCCGTCGTCGGACTTGGCCACCAGCAGGTGCTGGTCGGCGAACGCGGCGACCTGCGGCAGATGGGTGACCACGATCACCTGCGCGGTCCGCGCCAGCCGGGCCAGCCGGCGACCGATCTCGACGGCCGCCTTGCCGCCCACCCCGGCGTCCACCTCGTCGAACACGAACGTCGGCACCGGGTCCGCGCCCGCGAACACCACCTCGATGGCCAGCATCACCCGCGACAGCTCACCGCCGGAGGCGCCCTTGTGCAGCGGCAACGGCGGCGCCCCCGGGTGCGCGACCAGCCGGATCTCCACCTCGTCGGCCCCGTACGGGCCGAAGGCGTCCACCGGGGTGACGGTGACCGCGATGCGGGCGTGCGGCATCGCCAACGCGGCCAGCTCCTCGGTGACCGCGCGGGAGAAGCGCTCGGCGGCGCGCGTCCGCACGCCGGTCAGCTCGGCGGCGATCTCGCCCAGCCGCCCGCCCAGCTCGGTGTGCTCGGCGCGCAGCTCGGCGATCCGCTCGTCGTCGCCCTCGAGCTCGGCCAGCCGGCGCGCCGACCGCTGCGCCCACGCCAGCACCTCGTCCAGGTCCTCGCCGTACTTGCGGGTCAGCCCGGTCAGCTCGGCCCGCCGCTCCTGGACCACGCCCAGGCGCGCCGGGTCGGCCTCCACCGACTCGGCGTACGAGGCCAGCTCGGTGCCCGCGTCGGAGATCAGGTAGCCGGCCTCGGCGAGCCGGTCGGCCAGTTGCGCCAGCTCCGGATCGTGGTCGCGGACGGCGTCCAGCGCGCCCCGGGCGGCCCCCAGCAGGCTCACGACGTCGGCCGGGGAGACGGCGGTGGAGGCGGGGTCGCCCAGCAGGGCCTCGTGGGCCGTGGTGGCCGCGGTGCGCAACGCGTCGGCGTGCCCGAGCCGCTCGGCCTCGGCGGCCAGCTCGGCGTCCTCGCCGGGCCTGGGGTCGGCCTTCTCGATCTCCTCCAGGCCGAAGCGGAGCATGTCGGCCTCCTGGGCGCGCTCGCGGGCCCGGGTGGTCAGCTCCTCCAGCAGCGCGCCGACCTGGCGATGCCGCTGGTAGGCGACCGTGTACGCGCGCAGCGGCTTGGTCAGCGCGTCGCCGGCGTACCGGTCCAGCGCCGCGCGCTGGCGGCCGGGCTGCAGCAGCCGCTGCTGGTCGGACTGCCCGTGCACGGCCACCAGGTCGTCGGCCAGCGTGATCAGCAGGCTCACCGGCACCGAACGGCCGCCCAGATGGGCCCGCGAGCGGCCCTCCGCCGACACCGACCGGGTGATGATCAGGGTGCCGTCGTCGAGCTCCGCGCCGGTCTCGGTGACGCGGGC
The DNA window shown above is from Thermomonospora umbrina and carries:
- the steA gene encoding putative cytokinetic ring protein SteA; protein product: MNERSSIAERRARTAPRRLSRRVFGLGPARDDGLPGVRAEVRLDRRTKKLTKRLQPGEIAVIDHVDLDRVSAEALVSCQVGAVVNVAPSISGRYPNLGPQILLEAGIPLVDDVGPEIFTRLAEGEAVRVHEGSVLRGEEVVAKGREQTAETVEQSLTEAKAGLSDQIEAFVANTMEYVRRERELLIDGVGVPDVATELEGRHALIVVRGYHYREDIATLRPYIREYRPVLIGVDGGADALLEAGYRPDMIVGDMDSVSDEALTCGAELVVHAYRDGRAPGLKRVKDLGEDAVVFPATATSEDIAMLLADDKGATLIVAVGTHANMVEFLDKGRAGMASTFLTRLRVGSKLVDAKGVSRLYRSRISGWSLLLLVLGAFIAMTVAVLVSPIGEVILPLLAERWHAFLFWLTGLFT
- the recN gene encoding DNA repair protein RecN; this translates as MVEEVRIAGLGVIDEAVLDLSPGFNVVTGETGAGKTMVVTSLGLLFGGRADPQRVRPGAGRATIEGRIVVDPGGRVVARVTETGAELDDGTLIITRSVSAEGRSRAHLGGRSVPVSLLITLADDLVAVHGQSDQQRLLQPGRQRAALDRYAGDALTKPLRAYTVAYQRHRQVGALLEELTTRARERAQEADMLRFGLEEIEKADPRPGEDAELAAEAERLGHADALRTAATTAHEALLGDPASTAVSPADVVSLLGAARGALDAVRDHDPELAQLADRLAEAGYLISDAGTELASYAESVEADPARLGVVQERRAELTGLTRKYGEDLDEVLAWAQRSARRLAELEGDDERIAELRAEHTELGGRLGEIAAELTGVRTRAAERFSRAVTEELAALAMPHARIAVTVTPVDAFGPYGADEVEIRLVAHPGAPPLPLHKGASGGELSRVMLAIEVVFAGADPVPTFVFDEVDAGVGGKAAVEIGRRLARLARTAQVIVVTHLPQVAAFADQHLLVAKSDDGSVTRSGVTALDPEGRVRELSRMLAGLEDSELGRAHAEELLALAAQERRAAD